From Chryseobacterium joostei, the proteins below share one genomic window:
- a CDS encoding DUF4134 domain-containing protein, producing the protein MEKQRKKLLYASLALFLSTGVFAQGNGSAGINEATQMVTSYFEPATQLIYAIGAVVGLIGGVKVYNKFSSGDPDTSKTAASWFGACIFLIVAATILRSFFL; encoded by the coding sequence ATGGAAAAACAGAGAAAAAAACTGCTGTATGCAAGTTTGGCACTTTTCCTAAGTACAGGGGTATTTGCACAAGGTAATGGCAGTGCCGGAATCAATGAGGCCACACAGATGGTCACCTCTTATTTTGAACCGGCTACCCAATTAATTTATGCTATTGGTGCGGTAGTCGGATTGATTGGAGGCGTCAAGGTTTACAATAAGTTCAGCAGTGGAGATCCCGACACCAGTAAAACGGCTGCCAGCTGGTTTGGTGCATGTATATTCCTGATTGTAGCTGCTACCATCCTGCGTTCATTCTTCCTTTAA
- the mobA gene encoding conjugal transfer protein MobA has translation MNDKNNEQQKKGGRHPKVDPAKIRYTISLNEAEHSRFLELFDQSGMKVKAHFITACIFDKPIKIIKIDKGSLDFYMRLTSFHSQFRNAGVNYNQIVKILYTHFSEKKAASFLYKLEKQTVEMIEIFKNVIKITEEFHQKNLQNNKVE, from the coding sequence ATGAATGATAAAAACAATGAACAGCAAAAAAAAGGAGGACGACATCCTAAAGTTGATCCTGCCAAGATTAGATATACCATTTCTTTGAATGAAGCAGAGCACTCCCGATTTCTTGAACTTTTTGATCAGTCAGGAATGAAGGTTAAAGCTCATTTTATAACGGCCTGTATATTTGACAAACCCATAAAAATTATAAAAATTGATAAGGGAAGTTTGGATTTTTATATGCGGTTGACCTCTTTTCATAGCCAGTTTCGTAATGCAGGAGTCAATTACAATCAGATTGTGAAGATTCTTTACACTCATTTTTCTGAAAAAAAAGCAGCATCTTTTCTGTATAAGTTGGAAAAGCAAACGGTAGAAATGATTGAAATTTTTAAAAATGTCATTAAGATTACCGAAGAATTTCATCAAAAAAATCTACAAAATAATAAGGTAGAATGA
- a CDS encoding DUF3800 domain-containing protein, whose amino-acid sequence MINFEVSKLRDQLNRSKLEYPNIDFSIDGQFYYDETNNIRKFYLKESGFNYDFIPNFILGGIMHEGDTPDVKELFSSFSLKNRAKEVKFKQIANGNFTDCLKSKNLSLFFKFILNSKLFVHYSSLNFLYWSIADIVDSAVRNAPDLFKRNKELVFTLKNDLYQIVKQETESFRKLFFNYGYPNIKKHELNDFINDFIQLLESYEGKIEYHGSIQSLIILLESSIQKELVFIMNNKDNILIDSLSNFYLKPIYTFLNSNHIFDNEEEIKKTISKFNITSDGEPVKNYSFVDSKDNTLVQLSDIFVGIVGKFMGYRNSHSIEEIFSDIDKFSDIQRENLFDFFKLIIRSHVKNQGLILNNDSLEEIAKFDQILSYLQPYNIKYILKKRGTC is encoded by the coding sequence ATGATAAATTTTGAAGTATCTAAGCTTCGAGATCAATTAAACCGCTCTAAGCTAGAATATCCTAATATTGACTTCTCTATAGATGGTCAATTCTATTATGACGAAACAAATAACATTAGAAAGTTTTATTTAAAAGAAAGTGGTTTTAATTATGATTTTATACCTAATTTTATTCTAGGTGGTATAATGCATGAAGGTGACACCCCTGATGTAAAAGAGTTATTTTCTAGTTTTAGCTTAAAGAACAGAGCAAAGGAAGTAAAGTTCAAACAGATAGCAAATGGTAATTTTACAGATTGTTTAAAATCAAAAAATTTGAGCTTATTTTTTAAATTTATACTTAACAGTAAATTGTTTGTACATTACTCTAGTTTAAATTTTTTATACTGGTCAATTGCAGATATTGTAGATTCTGCAGTGAGAAATGCCCCAGACTTATTCAAACGGAATAAAGAATTAGTATTTACGTTGAAAAATGATCTCTATCAAATAGTAAAGCAAGAAACTGAATCCTTTAGAAAGCTATTTTTCAATTATGGATATCCCAATATAAAAAAGCATGAACTTAATGATTTTATAAACGATTTCATCCAACTTTTAGAATCTTATGAGGGAAAAATAGAATATCATGGTAGTATTCAATCACTCATTATTTTACTAGAATCATCAATCCAAAAGGAATTGGTCTTTATTATGAATAATAAAGATAATATATTAATTGACAGCTTATCTAACTTCTACTTAAAACCTATTTACACTTTCCTTAACTCAAATCATATTTTTGATAATGAAGAAGAAATTAAGAAGACAATTAGTAAATTCAACATTACGAGTGATGGAGAACCTGTTAAGAATTATAGTTTCGTAGACTCTAAAGATAATACCTTGGTCCAGCTTTCTGACATTTTTGTAGGGATTGTAGGAAAGTTTATGGGTTATAGAAATAGTCATTCAATAGAAGAAATCTTTAGTGATATAGATAAATTTTCAGATATACAAAGAGAAAATTTGTTTGATTTTTTTAAACTAATTATACGCTCCCATGTAAAAAACCAAGGATTAATTTTGAATAATGATAGTCTAGAAGAAATAGCAAAATTTGATCAGATCCTTTCCTATTTACAACCGTACAATATTAAATATATTTTGAAAAAAAGGGGAACTTGTTAA
- a CDS encoding ParA family protein has translation MNTKKRPCIIAFSTQKGGVGKSTFTVLTASILHYRLGYNIAIFDCDFPQYSLIQMRERDLETVMKNEALKKMAHQQFTTINKKAYPIFQSKADTVLEDIEQYLEELNTAPDFIFLDLPGTVNTAGILKTLASVHHIFSPITADRLVLESTLSFTDVLTNVLMKEKYTEIKSIQLFWNQVDGREKTVLYNNYSQVIKELGLRLMETTITDSKRFRKEGEALARTVFRSTLLPADPKLMSLCRFDQFMEELLQIIKV, from the coding sequence ATGAACACAAAAAAAAGACCATGTATTATTGCTTTCTCCACTCAAAAAGGAGGAGTAGGAAAAAGTACTTTTACAGTACTTACAGCAAGTATTCTTCATTACCGCTTGGGTTATAACATTGCGATTTTCGACTGCGACTTTCCGCAGTACAGTCTGATACAAATGCGTGAACGGGATTTAGAAACAGTAATGAAAAATGAAGCATTAAAGAAAATGGCTCATCAGCAATTTACAACAATTAATAAAAAAGCCTATCCAATTTTTCAATCAAAAGCTGATACAGTCTTGGAAGATATTGAGCAATATTTAGAGGAGTTGAATACTGCTCCTGATTTTATTTTTTTAGATCTGCCAGGGACAGTGAATACTGCCGGTATTTTAAAAACATTAGCCAGTGTCCATCATATATTTTCGCCCATTACAGCAGATCGGTTAGTGTTGGAAAGTACCTTAAGTTTTACAGATGTTCTAACCAATGTTTTAATGAAAGAAAAATATACAGAGATTAAAAGTATTCAACTATTTTGGAATCAGGTTGATGGAAGAGAAAAGACTGTTTTATACAATAATTATAGCCAAGTGATTAAAGAATTGGGATTGCGGCTCATGGAAACTACCATTACTGATAGCAAAAGATTTCGTAAAGAGGGTGAGGCGCTGGCTAGAACAGTTTTTCGTTCTACACTACTACCAGCTGATCCCAAATTAATGTCTTTATGCAGGTTTGATCAATTTATGGAAGAACTTTTACAAATTATCAAGGTATAA
- a CDS encoding DUF4133 domain-containing protein has translation MNTYHINKGIGRTVEFKGLKAQYLFIFAGGLLGLLVCIMIMYMAGVNTYLCLATGGTSSGLLIWQTFALNGKYGEHGLMKMGAQKKHPRYIISRKSIYRYLQTNRKKASA, from the coding sequence ATGAATACGTATCATATTAATAAAGGAATAGGACGGACTGTCGAATTCAAAGGATTGAAGGCACAATACCTGTTTATTTTCGCGGGTGGTTTGTTAGGATTACTGGTTTGCATTATGATCATGTATATGGCTGGTGTCAATACTTATTTGTGCTTGGCCACAGGTGGTACCAGCAGTGGTCTTTTGATCTGGCAGACTTTCGCCCTTAATGGAAAATACGGAGAGCATGGTCTGATGAAAATGGGAGCTCAGAAAAAACATCCCAGATATATCATCAGTCGCAAGAGTATTTACCGCTATCTGCAAACTAACCGTAAAAAAGCTTCTGCATGA
- a CDS encoding DUF3408 domain-containing protein, with amino-acid sequence MENEKKKTEDNSIDEHYLMSIMAGNTKKESPIFESEQPKEKLIVRQKTKNKKNGEITYVEQFLTHHTMTKRGDKSIYIRPEYHERLSRIIQIIADDQIPLYAYLDNILAYHFEMFEKEITDDFNSKYRPIF; translated from the coding sequence ATGGAAAATGAAAAAAAGAAGACGGAAGATAATAGTATAGATGAACACTATCTGATGTCCATCATGGCTGGTAATACAAAGAAAGAATCACCAATCTTTGAATCAGAACAGCCAAAAGAAAAACTGATTGTAAGGCAAAAAACAAAGAACAAAAAAAATGGTGAAATTACATACGTTGAGCAATTTCTCACCCATCACACGATGACTAAACGTGGGGATAAAAGTATCTATATCCGACCTGAATATCATGAACGTCTTTCCCGCATTATCCAAATCATTGCCGATGACCAGATCCCTTTATATGCGTATTTGGATAATATTTTGGCCTATCATTTCGAAATGTTTGAAAAAGAAATTACAGATGATTTCAATAGTAAATACCGTCCCATTTTTTAA